In Mycobacterium tuberculosis H37Rv, a single window of DNA contains:
- a CDS encoding hypothetical protein (This region is a possible MT-complex-specific genomic island (See Becq et al., 2007 PMID:17545187).) — MNAVESTLRRVAKDLTGLRQRWALVGGFAVSARSEPRFTRDVDIVVAVANDDAAESLVRQLLTQQYHLLASVEQDAARRLAAVRLGATADTAANVVVDLLFASCGIEPEIAEAAEEIEILPDLVAPVATTAHLIAMKLLARDDDRRPQDRSDLRALVDAASPQDIQDARKAIELITLRGFHRDRDLAAEWTRLAAKW, encoded by the coding sequence ATGAACGCTGTGGAGTCGACACTCCGTAGGGTCGCCAAGGACCTGACCGGATTGCGTCAGCGGTGGGCGCTGGTTGGTGGTTTCGCGGTGTCTGCGCGATCCGAACCACGTTTCACCCGTGACGTGGACATTGTTGTCGCGGTGGCAAACGACGATGCCGCGGAATCTTTAGTCCGTCAACTTCTTACCCAGCAGTACCATCTCCTGGCGTCGGTAGAGCAGGACGCGGCCAGACGGTTGGCAGCGGTCCGTCTCGGAGCAACCGCAGACACTGCCGCGAATGTTGTGGTGGACCTCCTTTTCGCGAGCTGTGGCATCGAACCGGAGATTGCGGAGGCTGCCGAGGAGATCGAGATCTTGCCCGATCTAGTCGCTCCGGTGGCCACAACGGCGCATCTGATCGCGATGAAACTTCTTGCGAGAGATGATGATCGGCGACCCCAGGATCGCAGTGATCTACGTGCGCTCGTGGACGCCGCATCGCCTCAAGATATCCAAGATGCGCGCAAAGCTATCGAGCTGATTACCCTGCGCGGCTTCCACCGGGACCGCGACCTGGCAGCGGAATGGACACGCCTCGCCGCCAAGTGGTGA
- a CDS encoding hypothetical protein (possible vaccine candidate (See Zvi et al.,2008 PMID:8505592).) — protein sequence MEPKRSRLVVCAPEPSHAREFPDVAVFSGGRANASQAERLARAVGRVLADRGVTGGARVRLTMANCADGPTLVQINLQVGDTPLRAQAATAGIDDLRPALIRLDRQIVRASAQWCPRPWPDRPRRRLTTPAEALVTRRKPVVLRRATPLQAIAAMDAMDYDVHLFTDAETGEDAVVYRAGPSGLRLARQHHVFPPGWSRCRAPAGPPVPLIVNSRPTPVLTEAAAVDRAREHGLPFLFFTDQATGRGQLLYSRYDGNLGLITPTGDGVADGLA from the coding sequence GTGGAACCGAAACGCAGTCGCCTCGTCGTATGTGCACCCGAGCCATCGCACGCGCGGGAATTCCCGGATGTCGCCGTATTCTCCGGCGGCCGGGCTAACGCATCCCAGGCCGAACGGTTGGCTCGTGCCGTGGGTCGCGTGTTGGCCGATCGGGGCGTCACCGGGGGTGCTCGGGTGCGGCTGACCATGGCGAACTGCGCCGATGGGCCGACGCTGGTGCAGATAAACCTGCAGGTAGGTGACACCCCATTAAGGGCGCAGGCCGCCACCGCGGGCATCGATGATCTGCGACCCGCACTGATCAGACTGGATCGACAGATCGTGCGGGCGTCGGCACAGTGGTGCCCCCGGCCTTGGCCGGATCGGCCCCGCCGGCGATTGACCACGCCGGCCGAGGCGCTAGTCACCCGCCGCAAACCGGTCGTGCTAAGGCGCGCAACCCCGTTGCAGGCGATTGCCGCTATGGACGCCATGGACTACGACGTGCATTTGTTCACCGACGCCGAGACGGGGGAGGACGCTGTGGTCTATCGGGCTGGACCGTCGGGGCTGCGGCTGGCCCGCCAGCACCACGTATTTCCCCCAGGATGGTCACGTTGTCGCGCCCCAGCCGGGCCGCCGGTGCCGCTGATTGTGAATTCGCGTCCGACACCGGTTCTCACGGAGGCCGCCGCGGTGGACCGGGCGCGCGAACATGGACTGCCATTCCTGTTTTTCACCGACCAGGCCACCGGCCGCGGCCAGCTGCTCTACTCCCGCTACGACGGCAACCTCGGGTTGATCACCCCGACCGGTGACGGCGTTGCCGACGGTCTGGCATGA
- a CDS encoding HTH-type transcriptional regulator, with protein sequence MESEPLYKLKAEFFKTLAHPARIRILELLVERDRSVGELLSSDVGLESSNLSQQLGVLRRAGVVAARRDGNAMIYSIAAPDIAELLAVARKVLARVLSDRVAVLEDLRAGGSAT encoded by the coding sequence GTGGAGTCCGAACCGCTGTACAAGCTCAAGGCGGAGTTCTTCAAAACCCTTGCGCATCCGGCGCGGATCAGGATTTTGGAGCTGCTGGTCGAGCGGGACCGTTCGGTCGGTGAGTTGCTGTCCTCGGACGTCGGCCTGGAGTCGTCGAACCTGTCCCAGCAGCTGGGTGTGCTACGCCGGGCGGGTGTTGTCGCGGCACGTCGTGACGGCAACGCGATGATCTATTCGATTGCCGCACCCGATATCGCCGAGCTGCTGGCGGTGGCACGCAAGGTGCTGGCCAGGGTGCTCAGCGACCGGGTGGCGGTGCTAGAGGACCTCCGCGCCGGCGGCTCGGCCACGTAA
- a CDS encoding oxidoreductase, producing MGWVAKIFRVGRVVEPAAPLPAAIAEPPAGVRGSLQIRHVDAGSCNGCEVEISGAFGPVYDAERFGARLVASPRHADALLVTGVVTHNMAGPLRKTLEATPRPRVVIACGDCALNRGVFADAYGVVGAVGEVVPVDVEIAGCPPTPAAIMAALRSVTGK from the coding sequence ATGGGTTGGGTTGCCAAGATTTTCCGTGTTGGCCGGGTGGTCGAGCCCGCGGCCCCCTTACCGGCGGCGATAGCCGAACCACCCGCCGGGGTACGGGGTTCGCTGCAGATCCGACATGTTGACGCGGGTTCGTGCAACGGGTGTGAGGTGGAGATTTCGGGCGCCTTTGGCCCGGTGTATGACGCGGAGCGGTTCGGGGCGCGGCTGGTCGCCTCGCCCCGACACGCCGATGCGTTGTTGGTGACCGGCGTGGTCACGCACAACATGGCCGGCCCACTGCGCAAGACCCTGGAGGCCACGCCGCGCCCGCGGGTGGTAATCGCGTGCGGGGATTGCGCGCTGAACCGGGGGGTGTTCGCCGACGCCTACGGCGTGGTCGGTGCGGTCGGCGAGGTGGTACCCGTCGACGTCGAGATCGCCGGCTGCCCGCCGACACCCGCGGCCATCATGGCGGCGCTGCGATCGGTGACCGGGAAATGA
- a CDS encoding oxidoreductase produces MTAAPTAGGVVTSGVGVAGVGVGLLGMFGPVRVVHVGWLLPLSGVHIELDRLGGFFMALTGAVAAPVGCYLIGYVRREHLGRVPMAVVPLFVAAMLLVPAAGSVTTFLLAWELMAIASLILVLSEHARPQVRSAGLWYAVMTQLGFIAILVGLVVLAAAGGSDRFAGLGAVCDGVRAAVFMLTLVGFGSKAGLVPLHAWLPRAHPEAPSPVSALMSAAMVNLGIYGIVRFDLQLLGPGPRWWGLALLAVGGTSALYGVLQASVAADLKRLLAYSTTENMGLITLALGAATLFADTGAYGPASIAAAAAMLHMIAHAAFKSLAFMAAGSVLAATGLRDLDLLGGLARRMPATTVFFGVAALGACGLPLGAGFVSEWLLVQSLIHAAPGHDPIVALTTPLAVGVVALATGLSVAAMTKAFGIGFLARPRSTQAEAAREAPASMRAGMAIAAGACLVLAVAPLLVAPMVRRAAATLPAAQAVKFTGLGAVVRLPAMSGSIAPGVIAAAVLAAALAVAVLARWRFRRRPAPARLPLWACGAADLTVRMQYTATSFAEPLQRVFGDVLRPDTDIEVTHTAESRYMAERITYRTAVADAIEQRLYTPVVGAVAAMAELLRRAHTGSVHRYLAYGALGVLIVLVVAR; encoded by the coding sequence ATGACCGCTGCACCGACGGCCGGCGGGGTCGTCACTTCGGGCGTGGGCGTTGCCGGGGTCGGCGTGGGGTTGCTGGGCATGTTTGGACCGGTGCGTGTAGTGCACGTCGGTTGGCTGCTTCCGCTGTCCGGCGTGCACATCGAGCTCGACCGGTTGGGCGGATTCTTCATGGCGCTCACGGGCGCGGTAGCGGCTCCGGTCGGTTGTTACCTGATCGGCTACGTGCGCCGTGAACACCTCGGTCGGGTCCCGATGGCGGTGGTGCCGCTGTTCGTCGCGGCGATGCTGTTGGTGCCGGCCGCGGGCTCGGTGACGACGTTTCTGCTGGCGTGGGAGCTGATGGCGATCGCGTCGCTGATCCTGGTGCTCTCCGAGCACGCCCGCCCGCAGGTCCGCTCGGCGGGCCTGTGGTACGCCGTGATGACTCAGCTGGGATTCATCGCAATCCTGGTCGGGCTGGTGGTGTTGGCGGCGGCCGGGGGTTCCGACCGGTTCGCCGGCCTCGGGGCAGTCTGCGACGGGGTCCGCGCCGCCGTATTTATGCTCACGCTGGTCGGGTTTGGTTCGAAGGCGGGCCTGGTGCCACTGCACGCCTGGCTGCCGCGGGCCCACCCGGAGGCGCCGAGCCCGGTGTCGGCGTTGATGAGCGCGGCGATGGTCAACCTGGGCATCTACGGCATCGTCCGTTTCGATCTGCAGCTGCTGGGGCCGGGCCCACGCTGGTGGGGGCTTGCGCTGCTGGCCGTGGGCGGCACGTCCGCGCTGTATGGGGTGCTGCAGGCTTCGGTGGCCGCCGATCTCAAACGGCTGCTGGCCTATTCGACGACCGAGAACATGGGCCTGATCACGCTGGCGCTCGGTGCGGCAACACTTTTCGCGGATACCGGAGCCTACGGGCCGGCGTCGATCGCCGCCGCCGCAGCGATGCTGCACATGATTGCGCACGCGGCGTTTAAGAGCCTCGCCTTCATGGCGGCCGGATCTGTGCTGGCCGCGACCGGGCTGCGCGACCTGGACCTGCTCGGCGGGCTGGCCCGCCGAATGCCGGCGACCACCGTCTTTTTCGGGGTGGCCGCACTGGGCGCATGTGGTCTGCCGTTGGGCGCCGGGTTTGTCAGTGAGTGGCTGCTGGTCCAGTCGTTGATCCACGCTGCCCCCGGACACGACCCCATCGTGGCGCTGACGACACCGCTGGCGGTCGGCGTGGTCGCACTGGCCACCGGTCTGAGCGTGGCGGCGATGACCAAGGCCTTCGGGATCGGGTTTCTCGCCCGTCCCCGCTCCACCCAAGCCGAAGCGGCGCGTGAGGCGCCGGCCAGCATGCGCGCCGGCATGGCGATCGCGGCGGGCGCCTGCCTGGTGCTGGCGGTGGCACCGCTGCTGGTCGCACCCATGGTGCGGCGGGCCGCCGCGACGCTGCCGGCCGCTCAGGCGGTCAAGTTCACCGGTCTGGGCGCCGTGGTGCGGCTGCCCGCGATGTCCGGGTCGATCGCGCCCGGCGTGATCGCCGCCGCTGTGCTCGCCGCGGCGTTGGCGGTAGCCGTCCTCGCGCGGTGGCGTTTCCGCCGGCGCCCGGCGCCGGCCAGGTTGCCGCTGTGGGCTTGCGGCGCGGCCGATCTCACCGTGCGCATGCAATACACGGCCACGTCGTTCGCCGAGCCGCTGCAGCGGGTCTTCGGCGACGTGCTGCGCCCGGACACCGACATCGAGGTCACCCACACCGCCGAGTCGCGCTATATGGCCGAGCGGATCACCTACCGGACCGCGGTCGCCGACGCGATCGAACAGCGCCTCTATACTCCGGTGGTCGGGGCGGTGGCCGCCATGGCCGAGCTGCTGCGCCGTGCCCACACCGGCAGCGTGCACCGCTACCTGGCCTACGGCGCGCTGGGCGTACTGATCGTGCTGGTGGTCGCGAGGTGA
- the hycD gene encoding formate hydrogenlyase HycD (alternate gene name: hevD, formate hydrogenlyase,integral membrane protein, belongs to the complex I subunit 1 family.), translated as MSYLAGAAQIGGVMVGAPLVIGMTRQVRARWEGRAGAGLLQPWRDLLKQLGKQQITPAGTTIVFAAAPVIVAGTTLLIAAIAPLVATGSPLDPSADLFAVVGLLFLGTVALTLAGIDTGTSFGGMGASREITIAALVEPTILLAVFALSIPAGSANLGALVASTIDHPGHVVSLAGVLAFVALVIVIVAETGRLPVDNPATHLELTMVHEAMVLEYAGPRLALVEWAAGMRLTVLLALLANLFLPWGIAGAAPTALDVLTGVVAVAAKVAILAVLLATFEVFLAKLRLFRVPELLAGSFLLALLAVTAANFFTVGA; from the coding sequence ATGTCCTACCTAGCGGGCGCCGCGCAAATCGGCGGGGTCATGGTGGGTGCGCCGCTGGTCATCGGTATGACGCGGCAGGTACGGGCACGCTGGGAAGGCCGGGCCGGCGCCGGCCTGCTGCAACCGTGGCGTGATCTGCTCAAACAGCTTGGCAAGCAACAGATCACACCGGCGGGGACGACGATCGTGTTCGCCGCCGCGCCGGTGATCGTCGCCGGGACAACGCTTTTGATCGCCGCGATCGCACCTCTGGTGGCCACCGGGTCACCCCTGGACCCCAGCGCCGACTTGTTTGCCGTGGTCGGGCTGCTATTCCTGGGCACCGTCGCACTGACCCTGGCCGGCATCGACACCGGCACCTCTTTCGGCGGCATGGGCGCCAGCCGCGAGATCACCATCGCCGCACTGGTCGAACCAACGATCCTGCTGGCGGTGTTCGCGCTGTCCATCCCCGCCGGATCGGCCAATCTCGGTGCGCTGGTGGCGAGTACGATCGACCACCCGGGCCACGTGGTGTCGCTGGCCGGCGTACTGGCCTTCGTGGCGTTGGTGATTGTCATCGTCGCCGAGACCGGGCGGCTGCCGGTGGACAACCCGGCCACCCACCTGGAATTGACGATGGTGCACGAGGCCATGGTCCTCGAGTACGCCGGCCCACGGCTGGCGCTGGTCGAATGGGCGGCCGGGATGCGGCTCACGGTGCTGCTGGCACTGCTGGCGAATCTGTTCCTGCCGTGGGGGATCGCCGGCGCCGCGCCCACCGCGCTCGACGTGTTGACCGGCGTGGTGGCGGTGGCGGCCAAGGTCGCGATTCTCGCGGTGCTGCTGGCGACGTTCGAGGTGTTCCTCGCCAAACTGCGATTGTTCCGGGTACCCGAACTGCTGGCCGGCTCGTTTCTGCTGGCCTTGCTCGCGGTCACCGCCGCCAACTTCTTCACGGTGGGGGCGTGA
- the hycP gene encoding hydrogenase HycP (belongs to NADH-ubiquinone/plastoquinone oxidoreductase chain 4L superfamily) yields MSNANFSILVDFAAGGLVLASVLIVWRRDLRAIVRLLAWQGAALAAIPLLRGIRDNDRALIAVGIAVLALRALVLPWLLARAVGAEAAAQREATPLVNTASSLLITAGLTLTAFAITQPVVNLEPGVTINAVPAAFAVVLIALFVMTTRLHAVSQAAGFLMLDNGIAATAFLLTAGVPLIVELGASLDVLFAVIVIGVLTGRLRRIFGDADLDKLRELRD; encoded by the coding sequence ATGAGTAACGCCAACTTCTCGATCCTGGTCGACTTCGCCGCGGGTGGGCTGGTGTTGGCGTCGGTGCTGATTGTCTGGCGCCGCGACCTGCGGGCCATTGTGCGGCTGCTGGCCTGGCAGGGTGCTGCGCTGGCCGCGATCCCGCTACTGCGCGGCATCCGCGACAACGACCGTGCGCTGATCGCGGTGGGCATCGCCGTGTTGGCGCTGCGCGCGCTGGTGTTGCCCTGGCTGCTGGCCCGCGCGGTGGGCGCCGAAGCGGCCGCGCAGCGGGAGGCCACCCCGTTGGTCAACACCGCCAGCTCGCTGCTGATTACCGCCGGACTGACCCTCACCGCGTTCGCGATCACCCAGCCGGTGGTCAACCTGGAACCGGGCGTCACCATCAACGCGGTGCCGGCCGCGTTCGCGGTGGTGCTGATCGCGCTGTTCGTGATGACCACGCGGCTGCACGCGGTCTCGCAGGCCGCCGGATTCCTGATGCTAGACAACGGGATCGCGGCGACCGCATTCCTGCTCACCGCCGGGGTGCCGCTGATCGTCGAACTTGGTGCCTCGCTGGACGTGCTGTTCGCGGTCATCGTGATCGGCGTGTTGACCGGCCGGCTGCGCCGCATTTTCGGCGATGCCGACCTGGACAAGCTGCGGGAGTTGCGGGATTGA
- the hycQ gene encoding hydrogenase HycQ (belongs to the NADH-Ubiquinone/plastoquinone (complex I) superfamily) yields MTGLLLAAILAPLAASIASLITGWRRTTATLTALSATTVLACAVAMGFWMGSGAQFGLGGLLRADALTVVMLVVIGIVGTLATAASIGYIDTELAHGHIDGRSARLYGVLTPAFLCAMVLAVCANNIGVIWVAIEATTVITAFLVGHRRTRTALEATWKYVVICSVGIAVAFLGTVLLYFAARDSGAAAAGALNLDILAEHAAGLDPGVARLAGGLLLIGYGAKAGLFPFHTWLADAHSQAPAPVSALMSGVLLAVAFSVLIRLRPILDAVSGPAYLRNGLLVVGLATLLVAVLMLTVTGDVKRMLAYSSMEHMGLIAIAAAAGTTLAIAALLLHVLAHGIGKTVLFLAGGQLQAAHDSTAIADITGVMRRSRLIGVSFAVGLIVLLGLPPFAMFASELAIARSLANERLAWVLGAALLLIAIGFTALARNSGRMLLGTPAAGAPAITVPATAAAALMVGIVVSAALGITAGPLADLLGIAASNVGLP; encoded by the coding sequence ATGACCGGTTTGCTGCTTGCCGCGATCCTCGCACCGCTCGCCGCGTCAATCGCCTCCTTGATCACCGGGTGGCGACGCACGACGGCGACGCTCACCGCGCTGTCCGCCACGACGGTGCTGGCCTGCGCTGTGGCGATGGGGTTTTGGATGGGGTCGGGGGCGCAGTTCGGGCTGGGCGGTCTGCTGCGCGCCGATGCGCTGACGGTGGTCATGCTCGTCGTCATCGGGATCGTCGGCACACTGGCCACCGCGGCGAGCATCGGCTACATCGACACCGAGCTGGCACACGGGCATATCGACGGACGTAGCGCTCGGCTGTATGGGGTGCTGACCCCGGCGTTTCTTTGCGCGATGGTTCTGGCGGTGTGCGCCAACAACATCGGCGTCATTTGGGTAGCGATCGAGGCCACCACGGTGATCACCGCGTTTCTGGTGGGGCATCGCCGCACCCGCACCGCGCTGGAAGCGACCTGGAAATACGTGGTGATCTGTTCGGTCGGGATCGCCGTCGCCTTCTTGGGTACCGTGCTGCTGTATTTCGCCGCGCGGGATTCCGGTGCCGCTGCTGCCGGCGCGCTGAACCTCGATATCCTGGCCGAACACGCCGCCGGCCTAGACCCCGGGGTCGCTCGACTGGCCGGCGGGTTGCTGCTCATCGGTTATGGCGCCAAGGCGGGCCTCTTCCCGTTTCACACCTGGCTGGCGGACGCGCACAGCCAAGCCCCCGCACCGGTGTCCGCACTGATGAGCGGCGTGCTGCTGGCGGTGGCGTTCTCGGTGCTGATCCGATTGCGGCCGATCCTCGACGCGGTCAGCGGGCCCGCCTACCTGCGCAACGGGCTGCTCGTGGTCGGGTTGGCGACGCTGCTGGTGGCGGTGCTGATGCTGACCGTGACCGGCGACGTCAAGCGGATGCTGGCCTACTCGTCGATGGAGCACATGGGCCTGATCGCGATCGCCGCGGCCGCCGGCACGACATTGGCGATCGCCGCGCTGCTGCTGCACGTGCTCGCCCACGGGATCGGCAAGACCGTGCTGTTTCTGGCGGGCGGTCAGCTGCAGGCCGCACACGACTCCACCGCCATCGCCGATATCACCGGCGTGATGCGACGGTCGCGGCTGATCGGCGTGTCGTTTGCCGTCGGCCTGATCGTCCTGCTTGGCTTGCCGCCGTTCGCGATGTTCGCCAGCGAGCTGGCGATCGCGCGCTCATTGGCCAACGAGCGGCTGGCCTGGGTGCTGGGTGCGGCGCTGCTGCTGATCGCCATCGGTTTCACGGCTCTGGCACGCAATTCCGGACGCATGCTGCTCGGCACCCCGGCGGCGGGCGCGCCGGCGATCACCGTGCCGGCCACCGCGGCGGCGGCGTTGATGGTGGGCATCGTCGTCTCGGCGGCCCTCGGCATCACCGCGGGCCCACTCGCCGACCTGCTTGGCATCGCCGCCAGCAACGTGGGTCTACCGTGA
- the hycE gene encoding formate hydrogenase HycE (alternate gene name: hevE, formate hydrogenlyase, belongs to the complex I 49 kDa subunit family.), producing MMSASWLRHRVSERGLIATAEQLWADSFRLALVAAHDDGDSLRVVYLFLAGYPDRRVELEYVVPADNPEIRSLAYLSFPAGRFEREMADLYGIRPVGHPKPRRLVRHAHWPDWHPMRTDAGPAPEFTDTGAFPFLAVEGPGVYEIPVGPVHAGLIEPGHFRFSVAGETIVRLKARLWFVHRGIEKLFHGRPATAAVDLAERISGDTSAAHALAHSLAIEDALGIELPHEVHRLRALIVELERLYNHAADLGALANDVGYSLANAHAQRIRENLLRRNAAVTGHRLLRGAIRAGGVALRALPDTDELAALAVDLAEVATLTLANSVVYDRFAGTAVLHPDDASALGCLGYVARASGLRSDARVEHPTIVLPITEIGAPDGDVLARYTVRRDEFAASAALAQHIVESHTGPIEYAATLHPVGAPSSGIGIVEGWRGTIVHRVEIDVDGRITRAKVVDPSWFNWPALPVAMADTIVPDFPLANKSFNQSYAGNDL from the coding sequence GTGATGAGTGCCAGCTGGCTGCGCCACCGGGTATCCGAGCGTGGACTGATAGCGACGGCCGAACAACTCTGGGCCGATTCGTTTCGCCTGGCCCTGGTCGCTGCCCACGACGACGGCGACAGTCTGCGTGTCGTGTACCTTTTCTTGGCGGGCTATCCAGATCGCCGCGTCGAGTTGGAATACGTTGTGCCGGCGGATAATCCAGAGATCAGATCGTTGGCGTACCTGTCCTTTCCGGCTGGCCGGTTCGAGCGCGAAATGGCGGACCTGTACGGAATTCGCCCGGTCGGCCATCCCAAACCCCGCCGACTGGTACGGCACGCGCATTGGCCCGACTGGCATCCCATGCGCACCGACGCCGGGCCCGCGCCCGAATTCACTGATACGGGGGCCTTCCCGTTCCTCGCCGTCGAAGGACCCGGCGTGTACGAGATTCCGGTCGGGCCGGTGCACGCCGGCCTCATCGAACCCGGTCACTTCCGGTTTTCTGTCGCGGGCGAGACGATCGTGCGGCTGAAGGCGCGGCTGTGGTTTGTGCACCGTGGCATCGAGAAACTCTTCCACGGCCGCCCCGCCACGGCCGCGGTCGATCTCGCCGAACGCATCAGCGGCGACACGTCGGCAGCGCACGCGCTCGCGCACAGCCTGGCGATCGAAGACGCTCTCGGCATCGAGCTGCCCCACGAGGTCCACCGGCTGCGGGCCCTGATCGTCGAACTCGAACGGCTCTACAACCACGCCGCCGACCTGGGTGCCTTGGCCAACGACGTCGGCTACTCGCTGGCCAACGCTCACGCCCAACGCATCCGCGAAAATCTGTTGCGGCGCAATGCCGCAGTCACCGGTCACCGGCTACTGCGCGGCGCCATCCGCGCGGGCGGGGTTGCGCTGCGTGCGCTGCCCGATACCGACGAGCTTGCAGCGCTCGCCGTCGATCTCGCCGAGGTCGCCACCCTGACGCTGGCCAACTCGGTGGTCTACGACCGCTTCGCCGGCACCGCCGTGCTGCACCCCGACGACGCCAGCGCCCTGGGCTGCCTGGGCTATGTTGCCCGCGCCAGCGGACTGCGCAGCGACGCCCGGGTCGAACACCCCACCATAGTGCTGCCCATCACCGAGATCGGCGCGCCTGACGGCGACGTCTTGGCTCGCTACACCGTGCGGCGCGACGAATTCGCCGCGTCTGCCGCTCTTGCTCAACACATTGTCGAATCACACACCGGTCCAATAGAATACGCCGCTACACTGCACCCGGTGGGCGCGCCCAGCAGCGGTATCGGCATCGTCGAAGGCTGGCGCGGCACTATCGTGCACCGCGTCGAAATTGACGTCGATGGCCGCATCACCCGGGCGAAAGTCGTCGATCCGTCCTGGTTCAACTGGCCCGCACTGCCGGTGGCGATGGCCGACACCATCGTCCCCGACTTCCCGTTGGCCAACAAAAGCTTCAACCAGTCCTACGCGGGCAACGACCTCTAA
- a CDS encoding polyketide cyclase/dehydrase (belongs to the SRPBCC ligand-binding domain superfamily): protein MSVYKHAPSRVRLRQTRSTVVKGRSGSLSWRRVRTGDLGLAVWGGREEYRAVKPGTPGIQPKGDMMTVTVVDAGPGRVSRSVEVAAPAAELFAIVADPRRHRELDGSGTVRGNIKVPAKLVVGSKFSTKMKLFGLPYRITSRVTALKPNELVEWSHPLGHRWRWEFESLSPTLTRVTETFDYHAAGAIKNGLKFYEMTGFAKSNAAGIEATLAKLSDQYARGRA from the coding sequence GTGTCGGTGTACAAACACGCACCCTCGCGGGTTCGGTTGCGCCAAACTAGAAGTACCGTGGTCAAGGGACGTTCGGGGAGCCTGTCGTGGCGTCGAGTGCGCACCGGTGACCTCGGTCTGGCTGTTTGGGGTGGACGCGAGGAGTACCGGGCGGTCAAACCGGGCACACCAGGGATACAACCGAAGGGAGACATGATGACTGTGACCGTTGTCGATGCTGGACCCGGCCGGGTGAGCCGTTCGGTGGAGGTGGCCGCGCCGGCGGCCGAGTTGTTCGCCATCGTTGCTGATCCCCGGCGCCACCGCGAACTGGACGGATCGGGCACGGTTCGCGGCAACATCAAGGTACCGGCGAAATTAGTTGTCGGGTCGAAGTTTTCGACGAAGATGAAGTTGTTCGGCCTACCGTATCGCATCACCAGCAGGGTGACCGCGCTCAAACCGAACGAATTGGTCGAGTGGAGCCACCCGTTAGGCCATCGGTGGAGATGGGAATTCGAATCGCTGTCACCGACACTGACCCGCGTCACCGAGACATTCGACTACCACGCCGCCGGTGCGATCAAGAACGGCCTGAAGTTCTACGAGATGACGGGTTTCGCGAAGTCCAATGCGGCGGGAATCGAGGCCACGTTGGCCAAGCTGAGCGATCAGTACGCCCGCGGTAGGGCATGA
- a CDS encoding methyltransferase (Belongs to the methyltransferase superfamily.): MDQPWNANIHYDALLDAMVPLGTQCVLDVGCGDGLLAARLARRIPYVTAVDIDAPVLRRAQTRFANAPIRWLHADIMTAELPNAGFDAVVSNAALHHIEDTRTALSRLGGLVTPGGTLAVVTFVTPSLRNGLWHLTSWVACGMANRVKGKWEHSAPIKWPPPQTLHELRSHVRALLPGACIRRLLYGRVLVTWRAPV, from the coding sequence GTGGATCAACCGTGGAACGCCAACATCCACTACGACGCTCTGCTGGATGCCATGGTGCCGCTCGGTACCCAGTGCGTGCTCGACGTCGGGTGCGGCGACGGGTTGCTGGCTGCCCGGCTGGCTCGGCGCATACCCTACGTCACGGCAGTGGACATCGATGCGCCCGTCCTGCGACGTGCGCAGACACGGTTCGCCAACGCGCCGATCCGCTGGCTGCATGCCGACATCATGACGGCTGAGCTGCCCAACGCGGGCTTCGACGCCGTGGTCTCCAATGCCGCCCTGCACCACATCGAGGACACTCGGACGGCGCTGAGCCGGCTCGGCGGGCTGGTAACTCCCGGTGGGACGCTGGCCGTGGTCACCTTCGTGACGCCCTCGCTGCGAAACGGCTTATGGCACTTGACAAGCTGGGTTGCCTGCGGCATGGCCAATCGCGTCAAGGGCAAGTGGGAACATTCCGCTCCGATCAAGTGGCCGCCCCCGCAGACGTTGCATGAGCTACGCAGCCACGTTCGCGCCCTGCTGCCCGGGGCGTGTATCCGTCGGCTGCTGTACGGCCGGGTGCTCGTTACGTGGCGCGCACCCGTCTAA